Below is a genomic region from Burkholderia pyrrocinia.
TCGTGCAGGTGCGTGCGTTCGGCATCTACTCGTACCGGATCGTCGACGCGGGCGCGTTCCACCGCGAGGTCAGCGGCACACGGGCGGAATACACGGTCGACGATCTCGAGCAGCAGTTGCGCAACCTGGTCGTGACCGCGATGAGCACGACGTTCGGCTCGGCCGACGTGCCGTTCGTCGACATGGCCGCGAACCAGTCGCTGCTGTCGCAGCGCGTTGCCGACGCGCTGGTGCCGGTGTTCACGCGCTACGGCCTCGCGCTCGACGCGTTCGCGGTCGAGAGCGTGTCGCTGCCGGCCGAGTTGCAGAAGGCGCTCGACCTGCGGATCGGCGCGGGGATGGCCGGCGATCTCGCGCGGGCCACGCAATACCAGACCGCACAGGCGATTCCGCTGGCCGCGCAGAACCCGGGCGGCATTGCCGGGATCGGCGCGGGGCTTGCCGCAGGCGCGGCGATCGGGCAGGCGATGGCCGGCCAGATCGCGGGCGCCGCGCAACCGGCGCCGGCCGCGCCGGCCGACGGCACCGATTACGTGCAGCGGCTCGAGCAGTTGAAGGCGCTGTTCGACAAGGGCCTCGTGACCGAAGACGAATATTCGCGCGCGAAGGCCGAGATCCTCGCGAAGCTCACGCGGTAAGCGTCGCGCATGTTCAGTACTTCGTGCCCCCAGTGCGGCGCGCCGGTCGAGTTTCGCTCGGCGGCGGCGGTGATGGCCGTCTGCGCGTTCTGCCGCAGCACGCTGCTCAAGCGCGGCACCGACGTCGAGCGCATCGGCGAGCTGGCCACGGTGCTCGACGATGCGTCGCCGATCCAGATCGGCACGGCCGGGCGCTACGGCAAGCGCATGTTCACGGTGCTCGGGCGCATCCAGATGACCTACGACGCCGGCGCGTGGAGCGAGTGGTATGTCGTGTTCGACGACGGCGCATTCGGCTGGCTGTCGGATGCGTCGGGCCAGTACGCGGTCACGGTGCGCGAGCCCGACGATGCGTCCGGCGGCGCGTGGCCCGCGTTCGGCACGCTCGAACCGGGCATGCGGATCGACCACGGCGGCCGCGCATACCTCGTGTCCGACGTGCGCACCGCGCGCTGCACGGGCGGCGACGGCGAACTGCCGTTCCGCGTCGATGCCGGCTGGGAGGCGCGCGTCGTCGATCTGCGGACCGGCAACGCGTTCGCGACCTACGACTATTCCGACGCCGATTCGAACGACGGGAGCCCGGCCGTCTATTCGGGCGAGGCGCTGGAATTCGACGCGCTCGCGTTCACGGGGCTGCGCGATATCGAGACCGATACGCGCGAGAAGCGCGGCGCGAAGATGGTGCCGTTCGCGTGCCCGAGCTGCGGCGCACCGCTGTCGTATGCGCCGAACGTGGCCGACTACGTCGTGTGCGGCAGTTGTCACGCGGGCGTGCAGTGCACGGCCGAGCAGCAGACCGTGTTCGCGGCGCAGCGCAAGCTCGAATCGGTGAAGGGTGCGCTGGAACTCGGTGCGATCGGCACGTTCGACGGCGTGAAGTACA
It encodes:
- a CDS encoding DUF4178 domain-containing protein, with protein sequence MFSTSCPQCGAPVEFRSAAAVMAVCAFCRSTLLKRGTDVERIGELATVLDDASPIQIGTAGRYGKRMFTVLGRIQMTYDAGAWSEWYVVFDDGAFGWLSDASGQYAVTVREPDDASGGAWPAFGTLEPGMRIDHGGRAYLVSDVRTARCTGGDGELPFRVDAGWEARVVDLRTGNAFATYDYSDADSNDGSPAVYSGEALEFDALAFTGLRDIETDTREKRGAKMVPFACPSCGAPLSYAPNVADYVVCGSCHAGVQCTAEQQTVFAAQRKLESVKGALELGAIGTFDGVKYTVIGMMRCRVPGDDETWDEYLLLNPKRGFLWLVQSEGRWERVQVLDHWPTIGSESDVTDGGKTYRLRDAYEAEVVYVVGAFNWRVQVGDRTSIVDYGWQKDKLTRERSDAEIVWSRTRPLSGSALAERFGTAALATAAAATGATASTGRFGGKHPHSFAPLPWVFSALLVIFNMGSLFSFSGRAVYVLVGLLVLWLPEWLWKGFASDGGNS
- a CDS encoding SPFH domain-containing protein — its product is MSLGSFIRKQFIDVLQWTEDTDGVLAWRYPMEDQEIQYGGKLTVRETQVAIFVNEGKVADVFQPGLYTLETNTLPVLTYLKNWDKLFQSPFKSDVYFFSTRLQLGRRWGTAQPVTIRDREFGFVQVRAFGIYSYRIVDAGAFHREVSGTRAEYTVDDLEQQLRNLVVTAMSTTFGSADVPFVDMAANQSLLSQRVADALVPVFTRYGLALDAFAVESVSLPAELQKALDLRIGAGMAGDLARATQYQTAQAIPLAAQNPGGIAGIGAGLAAGAAIGQAMAGQIAGAAQPAPAAPADGTDYVQRLEQLKALFDKGLVTEDEYSRAKAEILAKLTR